A genomic stretch from Leptospira andrefontaineae includes:
- the mraY gene encoding phospho-N-acetylmuramoyl-pentapeptide-transferase yields the protein MFYFLYERFFQDLDSLRLFSYVTVRALMAGLTSMFLTFWFGGRVIDFLHGLKFRESVRDDGPKSHSAKSGTPTMGGLMIVSALVVSVLLWGNLRNSNILLLLVCSISFATLGFMDDYMKSVKKIKGGMRARTKFAVSVVLAVIFCVVFLYTTGEAPKGTTGKILFHLTDLFLPFVKGPVLSWGYFAIPFSILVILGSSHGVNLTDGLDGLAGGTAGIVVGTLGLIAYVSGTPVAANYLNIPYLPHAHEYSVFLAALTGALIGFLWFNSHPAQVFMGDTGSLFLGATIGLTCVMLKKEILLIILGGIFVAESLSVILQVGSFKLTQKRIFKMAPLHHHFELGGVPETKVVIRFWIAAIILAIISLSSLKIQ from the coding sequence ATGTTTTACTTTTTATACGAAAGATTTTTCCAAGATTTAGATTCCCTAAGACTTTTCAGCTATGTAACCGTTCGGGCCTTAATGGCCGGATTAACTTCTATGTTCCTGACTTTCTGGTTCGGAGGGAGAGTGATCGATTTCTTACACGGATTAAAATTCAGAGAAAGTGTAAGGGATGACGGACCAAAATCTCATAGTGCTAAGTCGGGAACTCCAACAATGGGCGGTCTCATGATCGTATCTGCCCTGGTTGTATCCGTTCTTCTTTGGGGAAATTTAAGAAATTCTAATATTCTTCTATTGCTCGTTTGTTCCATTTCTTTTGCGACCCTGGGATTCATGGACGATTATATGAAATCCGTAAAGAAGATCAAAGGTGGAATGAGGGCCCGTACTAAATTTGCGGTTTCCGTAGTTCTGGCAGTGATCTTTTGTGTAGTCTTCTTGTATACTACCGGAGAAGCACCTAAGGGTACCACCGGTAAAATTTTATTCCATTTGACTGATCTTTTCTTACCTTTCGTGAAAGGGCCGGTCCTTTCCTGGGGATATTTTGCGATCCCATTTTCGATTTTAGTAATATTAGGATCTTCTCATGGAGTAAACCTAACTGACGGCTTGGATGGTCTTGCTGGTGGAACTGCGGGGATTGTAGTTGGGACTCTCGGATTGATCGCATATGTTTCCGGAACACCTGTTGCAGCAAATTATCTGAATATTCCTTATCTTCCTCATGCTCATGAATATAGTGTATTCCTTGCTGCTTTAACCGGAGCACTCATCGGATTTCTTTGGTTTAATAGTCATCCGGCGCAGGTATTCATGGGAGACACCGGTTCTTTGTTTTTAGGTGCTACCATAGGACTTACTTGTGTAATGTTGAAAAAGGAGATCCTACTTATCATTCTTGGCGGGATCTTTGTTGCAGAATCTTTATCAGTGATCCTTCAAGTTGGTTCTTTTAAACTGACGCAAAAGAGAATTTTTAAAATGGCTCCTTTGCATCACCATTTTGAATTGGGAGGAGTTCCTGAAACTAAAGTGGTCATCCGTTTCTGGATAGCGGCAATCATTCTTGCGATCATCTCCTTATCTAGTTTAAAAATTCAATGA
- a CDS encoding UDP-N-acetylmuramoyl-L-alanyl-D-glutamate--2,6-diaminopimelate ligase, giving the protein MKLSELLNLFPDIKIISGSYTPDENFDFVRTDSRKLEPNDLFCLPDSSGDKGVEYAKASSSRYILIGSKLKIPKLDNKVVLKTDQDPESLAGPIASVILGDPSSNLKVIGVTGTNGKTSLTHILAYLGESQGKSCGIIGTTGVKFKGILSDTGYTTPDPSSLQSILKEMYDSGVEYVFMEASSHGLKLGRTNGVHFKVGVFSNLTQDHLDFHPNMEDYRNSKALLFSSLALHPETFGVIDSDAPGGKDFKSVVEASSPDLKIFSLGRSSEDFEIHSEAFSLEKTSYQIRLPNEWGGDTEISTNLLGGFNVRNTALAFVTALGLGWEKKSLLSALGSIPQIPGRFQIYYSKDKSRMAVVDYAHTPDALENILRSIRESKPKELVALFGCGGDRDKTKRPKMAKIAGELADQVILTSDNPRTENAESILDDIQAGFPGGYSPLLREVDRAKAILYGISYLKEGGCLLVAGKGHEDYQIIGRDKRHFDDGEEIRKAFGL; this is encoded by the coding sequence TTGAAACTTTCAGAGCTCCTTAATCTTTTTCCAGATATTAAAATAATATCAGGATCTTATACTCCGGACGAGAACTTCGACTTTGTCCGCACGGATTCTAGAAAATTAGAACCGAATGATCTATTCTGCCTTCCTGATTCTTCGGGAGATAAAGGTGTAGAATATGCCAAGGCTTCTTCTTCCAGATATATATTAATAGGATCTAAATTAAAAATTCCGAAATTAGATAACAAGGTCGTTCTTAAGACCGATCAAGATCCGGAAAGTTTAGCTGGGCCGATCGCTTCTGTCATTTTAGGAGATCCTTCTTCCAATCTAAAAGTAATTGGAGTTACCGGAACAAACGGTAAAACTTCCTTAACTCATATTTTAGCTTATCTTGGGGAATCTCAGGGAAAATCCTGCGGGATCATTGGGACCACAGGAGTTAAATTTAAGGGGATATTATCAGATACAGGATACACCACTCCTGATCCAAGCAGCCTTCAATCCATTCTGAAAGAAATGTATGATTCAGGAGTGGAATATGTTTTTATGGAAGCGAGTTCTCATGGATTAAAACTGGGGAGAACAAATGGGGTCCATTTCAAAGTAGGGGTGTTCTCCAATCTTACTCAAGATCATTTGGATTTTCATCCAAACATGGAAGATTATCGAAACAGTAAGGCTCTTTTATTTTCATCCTTGGCTCTACATCCGGAAACTTTCGGTGTAATAGATTCGGATGCTCCTGGAGGAAAAGATTTTAAATCTGTAGTGGAGGCTTCTTCTCCCGATCTTAAAATTTTCTCTCTTGGAAGAAGTTCAGAAGATTTCGAGATACATTCGGAAGCATTCTCACTGGAAAAAACTTCTTACCAAATTAGACTTCCGAATGAATGGGGTGGAGATACTGAAATTAGCACCAATCTTCTAGGTGGATTTAATGTTAGGAATACTGCGCTTGCATTTGTTACCGCGCTCGGTCTAGGTTGGGAGAAAAAATCACTTCTATCTGCCTTGGGAAGTATTCCTCAGATCCCTGGAAGATTTCAGATATATTATAGTAAAGACAAGTCTCGTATGGCTGTTGTAGATTATGCTCATACTCCGGATGCTTTAGAGAATATTTTAAGAAGTATCCGAGAATCCAAACCCAAAGAACTAGTCGCACTTTTCGGATGCGGAGGAGATAGAGATAAAACCAAACGTCCCAAGATGGCAAAGATCGCGGGGGAACTTGCTGATCAGGTTATACTCACTTCCGATAACCCAAGAACAGAAAATGCCGAAAGTATCCTAGACGATATCCAAGCCGGTTTTCCTGGGGGATATTCTCCATTACTTAGAGAAGTAGATAGGGCAAAGGCCATTCTTTATGGGATCTCTTACTTAAAAGAGGGTGGATGTCTCCTTGTGGCCGGAAAAGGACATGAGGACTATCAGATCATAGGTCGAGATAAAAGGCATTTTGATGACGGAGAAGAGATCCGAAAGGCATTCGGGCTATAG
- the rsmH gene encoding 16S rRNA (cytosine(1402)-N(4))-methyltransferase RsmH has translation MENDLEPVHYSVLYREIISFFLSVFDKDRELLFLDGTAGEGGHSLLLLEQFPNSKLVLVDRDSVMLSRAQTRLSAYSSRVIPIEANFSDLDSEFLNGFGVSNPPDGILLDLGISTFHLLHAGRGFSFRENEPLDMRLSSSGGISAEDVINTYPEKALSKIFYEYGEERWTKKIVEAILERRRHSRIGYSGDLAQLVSRVIPRKFWPPGRHPATRVFQALRIEVNQELLHIEIGVKKLLDLVAKGGLLQVISFHSLEDRIIKNLFRDYARGGEAKLLTKKPVLPSDAETKENPASRSAKLRVIHKSLPTDTEEEEEDEEE, from the coding sequence TTGGAAAACGACTTGGAACCTGTCCATTATTCGGTGCTCTATCGGGAGATAATTTCCTTCTTCCTTTCCGTATTCGATAAAGACCGAGAACTCCTTTTTTTGGACGGAACAGCGGGAGAAGGAGGACATAGTCTTCTACTCTTGGAACAATTTCCAAATTCCAAATTGGTTCTGGTAGATCGGGACTCGGTCATGTTGTCCAGGGCTCAAACAAGACTTTCCGCTTACTCTTCCAGAGTTATTCCTATTGAAGCAAATTTTTCCGATCTTGACTCGGAGTTTTTAAACGGCTTCGGTGTTTCCAATCCTCCGGACGGCATTCTTTTGGATTTGGGAATTTCTACATTTCATCTATTACATGCAGGAAGAGGTTTTAGTTTTAGGGAGAATGAACCTTTAGATATGAGACTTTCTTCCTCCGGCGGTATCTCTGCGGAAGATGTAATTAATACTTATCCGGAAAAAGCTTTAAGTAAAATTTTTTACGAGTATGGGGAAGAGCGTTGGACCAAGAAAATTGTAGAGGCTATCTTAGAAAGAAGAAGACATTCTAGGATCGGTTACTCCGGAGATCTTGCACAATTGGTTTCCAGAGTAATACCTCGAAAATTTTGGCCTCCAGGAAGACATCCAGCTACAAGAGTTTTCCAAGCTTTAAGGATAGAAGTGAATCAGGAACTTCTTCATATAGAGATCGGAGTCAAAAAACTTTTGGATCTGGTTGCAAAAGGTGGACTCTTGCAAGTGATCTCTTTCCATTCTTTGGAAGATAGGATCATTAAAAACTTATTCAGAGATTATGCAAGGGGAGGAGAAGCTAAACTTCTTACTAAAAAGCCTGTGCTCCCATCGGATGCAGAGACAAAAGAAAATCCGGCTTCTCGTTCCGCAAAATTACGTGTCATACATAAATCACTTCCTACCGATACTGAAGAAGAAGAGGAGGACGAAGAAGAATGA
- a CDS encoding methyl-accepting chemotaxis protein, with protein MQKSSLKFILLGAGIVILTVLTLLISGNAYYFGQKKITENHLNQMQNVVSVVAQEFDAFLLSHTNVAKTLAADPRAIQTALTGKPIAGDFFKEVHQRYGIYENVFVMSLDGQKRILADSLDGKSLGYRAQGDELKENIIAVQEGKHYLGPPQKSPITGLPVAVISVPIRNGANIVGVLNIALSFEDVSEKVINKIRIGEQGYVSVMSQAGLVIAHPKKEMIMNLDVAKEAYGKKMLELKSGEIFEFNFKGADRYSTVSRLDQWRMSVIAIQPKTEIREALGELLLSIGLISLVTVGISIFLLYVLLKKRLDPLVNASKLFQTMAQGDLTSDIQVVYNDEIGAMSADLNSFITSLRSSLTDIQRIAIELASSAEELTVSSQSFATGAQSTAASSEQMSATVEEMSAGMENISSVTDRQYSNILEFHTKIKELSSGVRKIGSEIKNTLQIAESISQEAKRGESSLTGMSNMIENILKSSGEMKSIIGIINDISDQTQLLALNAAIEAARAGEAGKGFAVVAEEISKLSVKTASSIKSIGEMINKNNSELDEGAKGIRSSVEILHSIIKNVDSVGEAMNHLFEITSAQESVNRSVDEQSDRVGTEAEGVKLATDEQKRAVREIAQVITQINEHTLNTASGSEQMSSSAQNLATTAEVLKNITEKFKI; from the coding sequence ATGCAAAAAAGCAGTTTAAAGTTTATTCTTCTAGGCGCGGGCATCGTTATTCTTACTGTACTAACGTTATTGATCTCTGGTAACGCCTATTATTTCGGCCAAAAAAAGATCACAGAAAACCATTTAAACCAAATGCAGAATGTGGTGTCTGTGGTTGCTCAAGAGTTCGATGCATTCTTGCTCTCTCATACTAACGTGGCTAAGACGTTAGCTGCTGATCCAAGAGCAATACAAACCGCACTCACAGGAAAACCGATTGCCGGAGACTTCTTCAAAGAAGTACACCAAAGATACGGGATTTACGAAAACGTTTTCGTGATGAGCTTAGATGGACAAAAACGGATTTTAGCAGATAGTTTAGATGGAAAGTCCTTGGGCTATAGAGCGCAGGGAGACGAGTTAAAAGAAAACATTATCGCAGTACAAGAAGGAAAACATTATTTAGGCCCTCCTCAAAAATCCCCTATCACTGGACTTCCTGTTGCAGTGATCTCCGTTCCGATCCGTAACGGTGCAAATATCGTCGGGGTATTGAACATTGCTCTTTCATTCGAAGATGTTTCCGAAAAAGTAATCAATAAGATCCGTATCGGAGAACAAGGTTACGTTTCCGTAATGAGCCAAGCCGGCTTAGTGATCGCTCACCCTAAAAAAGAAATGATCATGAACCTGGACGTGGCCAAAGAAGCTTACGGCAAAAAGATGTTAGAATTGAAAAGTGGAGAAATTTTTGAATTCAATTTCAAAGGAGCAGATCGTTATTCCACAGTTTCCAGACTGGACCAATGGAGAATGTCAGTAATCGCAATCCAACCTAAAACTGAGATCCGAGAAGCGTTAGGGGAATTATTGCTCTCTATCGGACTTATCAGTTTGGTCACAGTAGGGATTTCCATTTTCCTACTTTATGTTCTTTTAAAGAAGAGATTGGATCCGTTGGTGAATGCTAGTAAACTTTTCCAGACCATGGCCCAAGGAGATCTGACTTCTGACATTCAAGTTGTATACAACGACGAGATAGGCGCTATGAGTGCGGATCTGAATTCTTTTATCACAAGTCTTAGATCTTCTCTCACGGATATCCAAAGGATTGCTATAGAACTTGCGTCTTCCGCAGAAGAATTAACAGTTTCTTCCCAAAGTTTTGCTACGGGCGCTCAATCTACTGCTGCCTCTTCCGAACAAATGTCAGCTACTGTAGAAGAGATGTCGGCAGGTATGGAGAATATTTCCTCGGTCACAGACAGACAATATTCGAATATATTAGAATTTCATACTAAAATAAAGGAACTATCTTCCGGAGTCAGAAAGATCGGCTCTGAGATCAAAAACACTCTACAGATCGCTGAATCCATTTCCCAAGAAGCAAAAAGAGGAGAAAGTTCACTCACCGGAATGAGCAATATGATAGAAAATATCCTGAAGTCATCCGGAGAAATGAAATCCATCATCGGAATCATCAATGATATTTCCGACCAAACTCAACTTCTCGCGCTAAACGCAGCGATAGAAGCGGCAAGAGCGGGAGAAGCTGGAAAAGGATTCGCAGTTGTTGCAGAAGAGATTTCCAAACTTTCTGTCAAAACAGCTTCTTCTATCAAATCTATCGGTGAGATGATCAATAAGAACAATTCCGAACTGGACGAAGGAGCCAAAGGAATTCGCTCTTCCGTAGAGATCCTGCATAGTATCATCAAAAACGTGGACTCAGTTGGAGAGGCAATGAACCATCTATTCGAGATCACTTCTGCACAAGAATCAGTGAATCGATCCGTGGATGAACAATCGGATCGTGTAGGAACGGAAGCAGAAGGCGTAAAACTCGCAACTGATGAACAAAAAAGAGCAGTAAGAGAGATCGCTCAGGTAATCACTCAAATCAACGAACATACTTTAAATACCGCGTCCGGCTCAGAACAGATGTCCTCATCTGCCCAAAATCTTGCAACCACCGCGGAAGTGCTGAAAAATATAACCGAAAAGTTCAAAATATAA
- a CDS encoding methyl-accepting chemotaxis protein, protein MQRNSLKIIILAVSTITIVLLTVGISSFAYFTAKKYVEEAYIDEMKKISKLAGKHIKFFFDQQTTLAEFVNSNVPFIKATIARDKASLNPTLANVFKKYNTYENVFLSTPEENPMVFADATGKANNFRWGGTGFDANIKAALEGKNLLSKVNPSPVTGEAVAVLTVPTKDGNQVVGILGFAISLSKMTETIVNGITIGSDGYIAITDMNGVVVGHPDKSLILKLDLSKTDWGKKLLTLPSEEHMEYFFKKEKIATVYDVPEYGLRVSAVVSKDELAEVVHQMLFRIIAFALVFLIVSIFIIYKIVNVRLHPLQEARELFRSMSSGDLTASLKIYHEDEIGDLSKDTNSFLESLRTSVRDIQKISQELAASAEELSASSENFSNGAQSTAASTEEMSATVEEMSAGMDNISGSIYNQYANISQFQIKITELSQSVNQIGNEVQATLNMAKSISLQAKKGEESLSGMNAMISNILKSSGEMTAIIGIINDISEQTQLLALNAAIEAARAGEAGKGFAVVAEEISKLSEKTASSIKSISAMITKNTGELDSGAKGIQASTEIIHAIIRNVDQVSDAMDRLYSITGSQTDINQAVTDNAGKVRTESEAVKLAADEQKKAVSEISQVIMQINEHTINTASGAEQMSSSSRNLSNTAEILKNISEKFKV, encoded by the coding sequence ATGCAAAGAAACAGTTTAAAGATCATTATCCTAGCCGTAAGCACAATTACGATCGTTCTACTTACAGTAGGGATTTCCTCATTCGCATACTTTACCGCAAAAAAATATGTCGAAGAAGCTTATATAGACGAGATGAAAAAGATCTCGAAGCTCGCTGGAAAACATATCAAGTTTTTCTTCGATCAGCAAACCACTTTAGCGGAATTCGTAAATTCCAACGTTCCATTCATCAAAGCTACAATTGCCAGAGACAAGGCCAGCTTAAACCCGACACTTGCAAATGTATTCAAAAAATATAATACATATGAGAATGTTTTTCTATCCACTCCGGAAGAGAATCCGATGGTATTCGCAGATGCAACAGGCAAAGCGAATAATTTCCGTTGGGGAGGAACAGGATTTGATGCGAATATCAAAGCTGCTCTTGAAGGGAAAAATCTTTTAAGCAAGGTAAACCCTTCTCCAGTAACCGGAGAAGCTGTAGCCGTTCTGACTGTTCCGACCAAGGACGGGAACCAAGTAGTAGGTATTTTAGGTTTTGCGATCTCTCTCAGCAAAATGACTGAGACCATAGTAAACGGAATTACGATAGGATCGGACGGATATATTGCGATCACCGATATGAACGGAGTAGTTGTAGGACATCCCGACAAATCACTCATCCTAAAATTGGATCTAAGCAAAACTGATTGGGGCAAAAAATTACTCACACTTCCTTCCGAAGAACATATGGAGTATTTTTTCAAAAAGGAAAAAATCGCCACTGTTTATGATGTTCCGGAATATGGATTAAGAGTTTCCGCGGTGGTATCCAAGGACGAACTTGCAGAAGTGGTCCATCAAATGTTATTCAGGATCATCGCATTTGCACTCGTTTTCCTGATCGTTTCTATATTTATTATTTATAAAATAGTGAATGTTCGCCTTCACCCTTTACAGGAAGCAAGAGAATTGTTCCGCTCTATGTCCTCGGGAGATCTTACAGCAAGTCTAAAAATCTATCATGAAGACGAAATAGGAGATCTAAGCAAGGATACCAACTCGTTCTTAGAAAGTTTAAGAACTTCCGTAAGAGATATTCAAAAGATCTCTCAGGAGCTTGCGGCTTCCGCAGAAGAATTATCTGCAAGTTCTGAGAACTTTTCCAACGGAGCTCAATCCACTGCAGCATCTACGGAAGAAATGTCGGCAACGGTGGAAGAGATGTCCGCCGGGATGGACAATATTTCCGGCTCCATCTACAACCAGTATGCGAATATTTCGCAGTTCCAGATCAAGATCACAGAACTTTCTCAAAGTGTGAATCAGATCGGAAACGAAGTCCAGGCTACCTTGAATATGGCAAAATCCATTTCTCTCCAGGCGAAAAAAGGAGAAGAATCTCTTTCCGGAATGAATGCGATGATCTCAAATATCCTGAAATCATCCGGAGAAATGACCGCGATCATAGGGATCATCAATGATATCTCGGAGCAAACTCAACTTCTCGCATTGAACGCAGCAATTGAAGCGGCAAGAGCCGGAGAAGCCGGAAAAGGATTCGCAGTAGTTGCAGAAGAGATCTCCAAACTTTCGGAAAAGACAGCCTCTTCTATCAAATCTATCTCTGCGATGATTACCAAAAACACCGGAGAATTGGATAGCGGTGCTAAAGGAATACAAGCTTCTACTGAGATCATTCATGCGATCATCCGAAATGTGGATCAGGTTTCTGATGCTATGGATAGATTATACTCTATCACAGGTTCTCAAACGGATATAAACCAAGCCGTAACGGATAACGCAGGGAAAGTAAGAACCGAATCGGAAGCGGTAAAATTAGCTGCAGACGAACAGAAAAAAGCGGTTTCGGAAATTTCTCAGGTGATCATGCAGATCAACGAGCATACGATCAATACAGCGTCCGGAGCGGAACAAATGTCCTCTTCGTCCAGGAACTTGTCGAATACGGCGGAGATACTCAAAAATATCTCCGAAAAATTCAAAGTTTAA
- a CDS encoding rhodanese-like domain-containing protein: MFKTFYIFLIIALFSFSSCKNREDKELAEWVDKGALVVDVRTPNEYEKRHFPGAVNIPIDSLPLRVDELGPKDKQIILYCQSGGRSLRAKTFLEEEGFSQVRDAGRIDRLFSAVSK; this comes from the coding sequence ATGTTCAAAACATTTTATATTTTTCTAATCATTGCTCTTTTTTCTTTTTCCTCCTGCAAGAACAGAGAAGATAAAGAACTCGCAGAATGGGTAGATAAGGGCGCTCTGGTTGTGGATGTTAGAACTCCAAACGAATATGAAAAACGTCATTTTCCAGGTGCAGTCAATATTCCGATCGATAGTTTACCTTTGAGAGTGGATGAGTTAGGTCCTAAGGATAAACAGATCATTCTGTATTGCCAATCGGGCGGCCGTAGCTTAAGAGCAAAAACTTTCTTAGAGGAAGAAGGTTTTTCTCAAGTAAGAGACGCAGGGAGAATAGATCGTCTATTCTCCGCTGTTTCTAAGTGA
- a CDS encoding CheR family methyltransferase, with protein MDDNFSSFSQITDEEFKFIKDLMYKETGIFLADHKKIMVQSRLNSRARMHKMQNVSEYIRGLQADRKFFQSELTELINRITTNKTDFFRENHHFEFLKDTFFPSVEEKALKSGKKQLRIWSSACSTGEEPYTIAITCAEYFMHKPGWDIKIFASDIDTNVVQTAQEGIYKADRLEPVSEALKKRYFLKVKDLSGKNQDTYQVKPEIKSMIEFYKVNLLETPYPIREKVDCIFCRNVIIYFDKPTQKKIFENFEHVLKDRGLLVIGHSETLFGISEAYKFLGHTVYQKKPKI; from the coding sequence ATGGATGATAATTTTTCCAGTTTCTCTCAGATCACAGACGAAGAGTTCAAATTCATTAAGGATTTGATGTATAAGGAAACCGGAATATTCCTGGCCGATCATAAAAAGATAATGGTCCAATCCAGGTTGAATTCCAGGGCCAGAATGCATAAGATGCAGAATGTTTCCGAATATATCCGGGGTCTCCAGGCCGATCGTAAGTTTTTCCAGAGCGAACTTACCGAACTGATCAATCGTATTACCACCAACAAAACGGATTTCTTCCGGGAAAACCATCATTTCGAATTTTTGAAAGATACCTTCTTTCCTTCCGTCGAGGAGAAGGCTTTGAAGTCCGGGAAAAAGCAGCTGCGTATCTGGTCCAGCGCTTGTTCTACCGGGGAAGAGCCTTATACAATAGCCATCACCTGCGCCGAATATTTTATGCATAAGCCCGGTTGGGACATTAAAATTTTTGCATCGGATATTGATACGAATGTGGTACAAACCGCCCAAGAAGGCATTTATAAAGCAGACCGTTTAGAGCCAGTAAGTGAGGCTCTTAAAAAAAGATATTTTCTAAAAGTGAAGGATCTTTCGGGAAAGAACCAAGACACGTATCAAGTAAAACCTGAGATCAAGTCCATGATCGAATTTTATAAGGTAAATCTTTTAGAAACTCCTTATCCGATACGAGAGAAGGTGGATTGTATCTTCTGTAGGAATGTGATAATCTATTTCGATAAGCCTACCCAAAAGAAAATTTTCGAGAACTTCGAGCATGTTTTGAAGGACAGAGGTCTTTTAGTGATAGGCCATTCTGAAACTCTTTTCGGGATCTCAGAAGCATATAAGTTTTTAGGTCATACTGTTTATCAGAAAAAACCTAAGATCTGA
- a CDS encoding STAS domain-containing protein has protein sequence MLIKVDYEILNGDHEALRAYLNSHIEGNPASVILDLDEVQVLTSVALGTLVAFANRLRGQGVLLETINVSPKLLEIIKLVSLDQALGIR, from the coding sequence ATGCTGATCAAAGTAGATTATGAGATCCTAAATGGTGATCATGAGGCTTTGCGTGCCTATTTGAATTCCCATATAGAAGGCAATCCTGCATCCGTAATTTTGGATCTGGATGAGGTGCAAGTGCTTACCTCGGTCGCTTTAGGGACCCTGGTTGCTTTTGCAAATCGTCTCAGAGGTCAGGGAGTACTTTTGGAAACGATCAATGTCAGCCCAAAATTATTAGAAATTATTAAATTAGTCTCTTTGGACCAGGCATTGGGTATTCGCTGA
- a CDS encoding menaquinone biosynthetic enzyme MqnA/MqnD family protein, with the protein MRIGIVKHLNARPLTWGFEQNSEHKVVPENPSLLKDYLLRGLVDVGLISSIECLRNEDVLSVSMKVGVCASKQVRSIKFFKNKKEAYPPYRILTDNGSRTSMALVRVLVHNDSGKLPEVAPTDPKIIKEEISIGRGSHMLFGDNALFAEWDPEVYEVKDLAEWWYETTGTSFIFALWASKKPLELPDSFYEDSLKYGLSHIEEIIQKESRLPSDLVRTYLTQELHYEITESDRKGFELFGKYCSELGIL; encoded by the coding sequence GTGAGAATCGGAATCGTTAAACATCTGAACGCCCGTCCCCTAACCTGGGGATTCGAGCAGAATTCAGAGCATAAAGTCGTGCCAGAAAATCCCTCCCTTTTAAAGGATTATCTATTACGAGGCCTGGTTGACGTAGGGCTAATATCCTCTATCGAATGCCTACGAAACGAGGACGTACTTTCGGTTTCCATGAAAGTTGGGGTCTGCGCCTCCAAGCAGGTCCGCTCCATTAAGTTTTTCAAAAATAAAAAAGAAGCCTATCCTCCGTACAGAATTCTCACAGATAACGGTTCCAGAACCAGTATGGCTTTGGTCCGAGTGTTAGTACATAATGATTCCGGAAAATTGCCTGAAGTAGCTCCTACAGACCCCAAGATCATCAAAGAAGAAATTTCTATCGGAAGAGGATCTCATATGCTTTTCGGGGACAACGCGTTATTCGCAGAATGGGATCCGGAAGTTTATGAAGTAAAGGACCTGGCAGAATGGTGGTATGAAACTACTGGAACTTCTTTCATATTCGCGCTTTGGGCCTCCAAAAAACCTTTGGAATTGCCGGATAGCTTCTATGAAGATTCCTTAAAATACGGCCTCTCTCATATCGAAGAGATCATCCAAAAAGAATCCAGACTTCCATCCGATCTAGTCAGAACCTACCTCACCCAAGAATTACATTACGAAATCACAGAAAGCGATCGCAAAGGTTTCGAATTATTCGGAAAATATTGCAGCGAATTAGGAATTCTCTAA
- a CDS encoding LIC11874 family lipoprotein: MRSGFSIRFLQKSLFLLCFLFFGCFEYEETLTINSNLSGTLEISYVVPTKRKSEESLIKFLPTRKEEIQNRLNKGFFSKSLVLKDYTFQKLESSEAEPGAFREKAKVTYKVDFTDISQLENVLLGNVQIKKEKANTIYIKREFPSISKSLESMQMDGEKKVLSETLRLIRGNALNFKVNFPITSVCYTNRGEQSLGRLAYRLPLADTVEKFGNKSWDYRITFVY; the protein is encoded by the coding sequence ATGCGTTCTGGATTTTCCATCCGCTTCCTCCAAAAATCACTTTTCTTACTCTGTTTTCTTTTTTTCGGCTGCTTCGAATACGAAGAAACTTTAACCATCAATTCAAACCTAAGCGGCACTTTGGAGATCTCTTACGTGGTTCCTACTAAACGTAAGTCGGAAGAATCTTTGATCAAATTCCTTCCTACCAGAAAAGAAGAGATCCAGAACAGATTGAACAAAGGATTTTTTTCCAAAAGTCTCGTACTAAAAGATTATACCTTCCAAAAATTAGAAAGTTCCGAAGCAGAACCTGGTGCGTTCCGAGAAAAAGCAAAGGTCACATATAAAGTTGACTTCACCGATATTTCTCAGTTAGAGAACGTTTTATTAGGAAATGTTCAGATCAAAAAAGAGAAGGCGAATACTATCTATATCAAAAGAGAATTTCCTTCTATCAGCAAATCTCTAGAATCCATGCAGATGGACGGAGAGAAAAAAGTCCTAAGCGAGACTCTAAGGCTCATCCGAGGGAATGCACTTAACTTCAAGGTGAATTTTCCGATCACTTCTGTTTGTTATACAAACCGAGGAGAACAAAGTTTAGGAAGGCTGGCTTATAGATTGCCTCTTGCAGACACTGTGGAGAAGTTCGGGAACAAGTCCTGGGACTATCGGATTACGTTTGTTTACTGA